One genomic window of Halobellus limi includes the following:
- the dndD gene encoding DNA sulfur modification protein DndD has translation MKLTKLVINDFGPYRGRNEFQLSTSQESPIILFGGSNGAGKTTLFRGIQICLHGRSALGRRVSESDYKEHIRGKLHEYSDHSADEASIRLEFEYAYMGEVDHYSVERSWRDRGKSIVENLEVRRNGKLPSDLDKDQWEDFLKELIPPGVSQLFFFDGEKVQELATAIEDDESFEDSLFSLLGLDLVDRLDADLSIYRSRKLDESGLEGLNDEIKELRKEKEELENRRQELKDEKEDKEGRLAELETEIDSKEADIAQEGGAYADKREELKERRAELNAKIENVEEDIREIATDAYPFALAPDLCKSVVNRLKEESEKQETAAARERLDSELDEALNGEVFSDLDVPDDQAEEIKTRLQSEIKNRFQVDDEDTQLLHQFSESQRREMYGVVDQALNEVPENLGSKSSELESMVRELQDIESQLGRAPEEEDISPLIEELNELIEEKESLKSDLEDIEEELSTLETRTSRLGNQIDNKLDRKEDEETISERADLASDVQDVLSEYREDLAKEKLRNLEDALTERYLALSNKSDFYEGIEVDEEELNIQVKTKHGNHKPQSELSAGERQIFATALLWALAEISGRPLPFIVDTPLGRLDKAHRENLVENFFPEAAHQVLVFSTDTEIDDEYYDQLNDDVTQSYHLDYNQQEGYTSVSRGYFWSSPDQAEEIDLEGVPQ, from the coding sequence ATGAAACTGACAAAGCTGGTCATCAACGATTTCGGACCATATCGCGGCAGAAACGAGTTCCAACTTTCTACCTCACAGGAATCCCCGATCATCCTTTTCGGCGGTTCAAACGGAGCCGGGAAAACCACCCTGTTCCGAGGAATCCAGATCTGTCTACACGGTCGAAGCGCGTTAGGTCGACGAGTCAGCGAATCGGACTACAAAGAACACATCAGAGGGAAACTCCACGAATACTCGGACCACTCTGCTGATGAAGCATCGATCCGCCTCGAATTTGAGTACGCCTACATGGGCGAGGTCGACCACTACAGCGTAGAACGATCTTGGCGCGACCGCGGCAAGAGCATCGTCGAGAACCTTGAGGTACGGCGAAACGGAAAACTTCCGTCCGACCTAGACAAAGACCAGTGGGAAGACTTCCTGAAAGAGCTGATCCCGCCGGGAGTATCCCAACTATTCTTCTTCGACGGGGAGAAAGTCCAAGAGCTGGCTACCGCTATCGAAGATGACGAAAGCTTCGAGGACTCACTCTTCTCCCTGCTCGGCCTCGATCTCGTTGACCGACTTGACGCTGACCTCTCCATCTACCGCTCCAGAAAACTCGACGAAAGCGGTCTTGAAGGCCTCAACGATGAGATCAAAGAGCTCCGTAAAGAAAAAGAAGAACTGGAAAACCGCCGTCAGGAGCTAAAAGATGAAAAAGAGGACAAAGAAGGCCGCCTTGCTGAACTGGAAACAGAGATTGACAGCAAGGAAGCAGATATCGCCCAAGAGGGAGGTGCCTACGCCGACAAACGCGAAGAGCTGAAAGAACGTAGAGCAGAACTCAACGCGAAAATCGAGAACGTCGAAGAAGACATCCGTGAAATCGCCACCGATGCATACCCCTTCGCACTAGCACCTGACCTCTGCAAAAGCGTAGTTAACCGGTTGAAAGAAGAAAGCGAGAAGCAGGAAACTGCTGCCGCCCGCGAACGACTGGACAGCGAACTTGACGAAGCACTGAATGGCGAAGTCTTCAGTGACCTTGATGTCCCTGACGACCAAGCTGAAGAGATCAAGACGCGACTTCAGTCAGAGATCAAGAACCGATTCCAAGTCGACGATGAGGACACTCAACTCCTCCACCAATTCTCTGAATCCCAGCGCCGAGAGATGTATGGTGTCGTCGACCAAGCACTGAACGAAGTACCTGAAAACCTCGGCTCCAAATCCAGTGAACTCGAGAGCATGGTTCGAGAGCTGCAGGATATCGAATCACAGCTCGGACGTGCTCCCGAAGAAGAGGACATCTCCCCTCTAATCGAAGAACTGAACGAACTGATAGAAGAGAAAGAATCCCTCAAATCCGATCTCGAGGATATCGAAGAGGAACTGAGTACACTCGAAACCCGGACCTCCCGCCTTGGGAACCAAATCGACAACAAACTCGACCGTAAGGAAGACGAGGAAACCATTTCAGAACGGGCTGACCTTGCCTCCGACGTTCAAGATGTTCTGAGCGAATACCGGGAAGACCTGGCTAAGGAAAAACTCCGAAATCTGGAGGACGCCCTTACTGAACGATATCTTGCCCTGTCTAACAAGAGCGACTTCTACGAAGGTATCGAAGTCGACGAAGAAGAACTCAACATTCAGGTCAAAACCAAACACGGGAACCACAAACCCCAGTCGGAACTCTCCGCCGGCGAACGCCAGATCTTCGCAACTGCTCTGCTCTGGGCACTGGCAGAGATCTCTGGCAGACCACTTCCTTTCATCGTCGACACTCCGCTCGGACGCCTCGACAAAGCACACCGAGAAAACCTCGTGGAGAACTTCTTCCCGGAAGCAGCACACCAAGTCCTAGTCTTCTCCACCGACACGGAAATCGACGACGAATACTACGACCAGCTGAACGACGACGTTACTCAGTCCTACCACCTGGACTACAACCAGCAAGAAGGCTACACGTCCGTCAGTCGAGGTTACTTCTGGTCAAGCCCTGACCAAGCCGAGGAAATCGACTTAGAAGGTGTTCCCCAATGA
- a CDS encoding rhomboid family intramembrane serine protease has product MPADHQKTRSQLTRFFFQVLSSATQLRNQVIGTITLTALLVAIFQAEMIAANALDYSTSRALLTSLSREAKIFLAATIGPFIHQGPRHLTDNLGVLLVAGTYLEYQYDRSFLYTFYLGVGYLAAWAPLAIGSVGSVGASGATFGLTSWLLVHSISRLLEVGYDRVLDLRTLHAAAVFFGLVKARETVVILGMVSGADDVTHFLGAFIGLLLGLKFVLDYHDIQLLDL; this is encoded by the coding sequence ATGCCCGCCGACCATCAAAAAACCAGATCTCAGCTCACAAGATTCTTCTTCCAAGTTCTAAGCTCGGCCACCCAGCTCCGAAATCAGGTTATCGGAACGATCACTCTTACTGCTCTCTTGGTTGCAATCTTCCAAGCAGAAATGATCGCCGCCAACGCCCTGGACTACTCCACATCACGGGCACTGCTTACATCGCTTTCCAGAGAAGCGAAGATCTTCCTCGCCGCAACAATTGGGCCGTTCATCCACCAAGGACCAAGACACCTGACCGATAATCTCGGCGTCCTCCTCGTCGCTGGGACCTATCTAGAATACCAGTACGACCGCAGCTTCCTCTACACCTTCTACCTTGGAGTCGGATACCTCGCTGCCTGGGCACCACTGGCAATAGGATCTGTAGGATCAGTCGGAGCAAGCGGAGCCACATTCGGCCTCACATCCTGGCTGCTCGTCCACTCCATCAGCCGATTGCTGGAGGTGGGATACGACAGGGTGCTCGACCTGAGAACTCTCCACGCGGCTGCCGTCTTCTTCGGCTTGGTCAAAGCTCGAGAAACAGTTGTAATCCTTGGAATGGTGTCCGGTGCTGACGACGTCACCCACTTCCTAGGTGCCTTCATCGGACTACTCCTCGGACTGAAGTTCGTACTAGACTACCACGACATCCAACTCCTCGATCTGTAA
- a CDS encoding DUF192 domain-containing protein yields MVDRSRLGAAVLAVALLLAVGIVAVAINPGLLPTGEYERTTVDVVDAEDGEPLATVTVRVADTRSKRYTGLSDTDSLGPDEGMLFVHDEEDEYAYVMREMAFPIDIVFVDAEGRITTIHRAELPSEGTSGDDLERYRGRGRYVLEVPYNYTDDHGIEVGDRVRIDGEWGPPSNGS; encoded by the coding sequence ATGGTCGATCGGTCGCGACTCGGGGCCGCCGTCCTCGCCGTCGCCCTCCTCCTGGCGGTCGGCATCGTCGCGGTCGCGATAAATCCGGGGCTCCTCCCGACCGGCGAGTACGAGCGAACGACGGTGGACGTCGTCGATGCCGAGGACGGCGAACCGTTGGCGACGGTGACCGTCCGCGTCGCCGACACGCGGTCGAAGCGCTACACCGGGCTCAGCGACACCGACTCCCTCGGCCCGGACGAGGGAATGCTGTTCGTCCACGACGAGGAGGACGAGTACGCCTACGTGATGCGCGAGATGGCGTTCCCGATCGACATCGTCTTCGTCGACGCCGAGGGGAGGATCACGACGATTCACCGCGCGGAACTCCCGTCGGAGGGGACGTCCGGCGACGACCTCGAACGCTACCGCGGCCGCGGGAGGTACGTCCTCGAAGTGCCGTACAACTACACCGACGACCACGGCATCGAGGTCGGCGATCGGGTCCGAATCGACGGCGAATGGGGGCCGCCGTCGAACGGGTCGTGA
- a CDS encoding DUF7538 family protein codes for MSDQTAAVDALDVLDGWHAEEYAARAHYRGAGDRYSIEFYGPSECVLYWKVKGDGETAVPVGRDTVPDPLRRRIREDLDDAGIDPAIEERSV; via the coding sequence ATGAGCGACCAGACCGCCGCGGTCGACGCCCTCGATGTCCTCGACGGCTGGCACGCCGAGGAGTACGCCGCCCGGGCGCACTACCGCGGCGCGGGCGATCGCTACAGCATCGAGTTCTACGGGCCCTCCGAGTGCGTCCTCTACTGGAAGGTGAAGGGCGACGGCGAGACCGCCGTCCCCGTCGGCCGCGACACCGTCCCGGACCCGCTCCGGAGGCGCATCCGCGAGGACCTCGACGACGCCGGCATCGATCCCGCGATAGAGGAGCGATCGGTGTAG
- the dndC gene encoding DNA phosphorothioation system sulfurtransferase DndC: MSTDNLDVSNTGQEKGESVFDSRSLEDIYEEIREAYLADERPWVIGYSGGKDSTTALQLIWYAIKEIPDEQQTKPIHVISSDTLVETPKIVNHITSTLENINEYAEKEDLPFEAHKVTPKVDDSFWVNLIGRGYPAPNQTFRWCTERLKIDPADRFIENKVSEHGEVIVVLGVRKAESATREQVMDLHSIDGSILSRHNKFANAFVYTPIEDWIVDDVWSYLLQVECPWGKENRDLAALYQEADDECPMVIDTKTPSCGNSRFGCWTCTVVSEDKAMQNMIDEGDEWMEPLLEFRDFLKSTQDPDEKPKYRQVKGRQHGYVKTKTNGDNGIIPRAHKFEFCKDLLRKLLETQKEVNEQIPDDEEMDLIRDEELREIRRIWREERADWEDSVPKIYREAMEEDIGWVQDDYGAFGETEAKLLKEIADKHDVPPELVQRLLDTELQHHGMKRRASIYNEIDKVMREDWRPMEEIVADIEGEENVENWQYTSESQT, from the coding sequence ATGAGTACTGACAATCTCGACGTTTCAAATACGGGTCAGGAGAAAGGTGAGTCCGTATTCGACAGTCGCTCTCTCGAGGATATCTATGAGGAAATTCGGGAAGCCTATCTCGCGGACGAGCGTCCTTGGGTAATCGGGTACAGCGGCGGTAAAGACTCGACCACCGCCCTACAACTCATCTGGTACGCTATCAAAGAAATCCCAGATGAGCAGCAAACTAAACCTATACACGTCATCTCTAGCGACACACTCGTTGAAACTCCCAAGATTGTAAACCACATCACCAGTACACTTGAAAACATCAACGAATACGCCGAGAAAGAAGATCTTCCCTTCGAAGCCCACAAAGTAACCCCGAAGGTTGACGACTCATTCTGGGTCAACCTAATCGGTCGAGGCTACCCAGCACCCAACCAGACCTTCCGCTGGTGTACCGAACGCCTAAAAATCGACCCAGCTGACCGCTTCATCGAGAACAAAGTCTCAGAACACGGCGAAGTAATCGTCGTCCTCGGAGTCCGAAAAGCAGAAAGTGCAACGAGAGAGCAGGTTATGGATCTGCACAGCATCGACGGCAGCATCCTCTCCCGCCACAACAAATTCGCCAACGCCTTCGTCTACACACCAATCGAAGACTGGATCGTCGACGACGTCTGGTCCTACCTCCTCCAAGTCGAATGTCCCTGGGGCAAGGAAAACCGCGACCTCGCAGCCCTGTACCAAGAGGCCGACGACGAATGCCCGATGGTCATCGACACAAAAACACCGTCCTGCGGTAACAGCCGATTCGGTTGCTGGACCTGCACCGTCGTCTCCGAAGACAAGGCGATGCAGAATATGATCGACGAAGGCGATGAGTGGATGGAACCACTCCTCGAGTTCCGAGACTTCCTGAAATCTACTCAAGACCCTGACGAGAAACCAAAATACAGGCAGGTCAAAGGCCGGCAACACGGCTACGTCAAAACCAAAACCAACGGCGACAACGGGATCATCCCCCGAGCCCACAAGTTTGAGTTCTGCAAAGACCTACTGAGAAAGCTGCTGGAAACCCAGAAAGAGGTCAACGAACAGATCCCGGACGACGAAGAGATGGATCTGATCCGGGATGAGGAACTACGGGAAATCCGCCGGATTTGGAGAGAGGAACGAGCAGACTGGGAAGACTCCGTTCCCAAAATCTACAGAGAGGCGATGGAAGAGGACATCGGCTGGGTCCAAGACGACTACGGAGCGTTCGGAGAAACTGAAGCTAAACTGCTCAAAGAAATCGCAGACAAGCACGACGTTCCTCCCGAACTGGTGCAGCGCCTCCTGGACACTGAGCTTCAGCACCATGGTATGAAGCGCCGGGCCTCTATCTACAACGAGATTGACAAGGTTATGCGAGAGGACTGGCGTCCGATGGAAGAGATCGTAGCTGATATCGAAGGCGAAGAGAACGTTGAAAACTGGCAGTATACGTCTGAGTCGCAGACCTGA